A single window of Vicia villosa cultivar HV-30 ecotype Madison, WI unplaced genomic scaffold, Vvil1.0 ctg.004193F_1_1, whole genome shotgun sequence DNA harbors:
- the LOC131641874 gene encoding ankyrin repeat-containing protein BDA1-like, with protein MNTESGDKLKHSAETGNIGLLYEVIQDDPYILKNIDKNQFVETPLHIAASRGHLEFAIEIINLKPSFATKLNLQGYSPIHVAMDSLANLTERLGGLAMDSAPRLAMQSSINLQRAMVSKLVGINKDLVRVKGRESLTPFHFASKNGEFELLVEFLTICPDSIEDVTVRGESALHIAAKMGNHLALFLLLTWLLQNCQRGARKLKWKILNLRDNAGNTVLHTSALSGVPLCLQWLVNTGMSLNGTNLEKKTAFDLASTPEMKKILTSAKDRRCSILAKVGILDAISWISRIRRDITEEQRNTWLIIATLVATVTYESAVSPPGGVFQVSASDDKNMKIKSGDMYYSTRGNAGKSILSKTSFMGFSLANMLSFSLSIIAIIIMTPTGELRPLVLAPVIFFTLCYLIAMPAISPTHANTMILSIPMYSIFSMVGFMFYLFGCCFVIGKVMECFYKRMRATQTTETRVLDLVVSMSN; from the exons ATGAACACAGAAAGTGGTGACAAACTGAAGCATTCAGCTGAAACAGGTAACATAGGTTTACTCTATGAAGTAATTCAAGATGATCcatatattttgaaaaacatagaTAAAAACCAATTTGTAGAAACTCCTTTGCATATCGCTGCATCTAGGGGTCATCTCGAGTttgccattgaaatcataaatttgAAACCTTCATTTGCTACGAAGCTAAATTTGCAAGGATACAGTCCCATTCATGTTGCTATGGACAGCCTCGCAAATCTTACGGAGCGCCTCGGTGGTCTTGCTATGGACAGTGCCCCTCGTCTTGCTATGCAAAGCAGTATTAATCTTCAAAGGGCGATGGTATCTAAATTGGTTGGCATCAATAAGGATTTAGTTAGAGTTAAAGGAAGAGAAAGCTTGACTCCATTTCATTTTGCAAGTAAAAATGGGGAGTTTGAACTTTTAGTGGAATTCCTCACCATTTGTCCGGATTCCATTGAAGATGTAACTGTGAGAGGTGAATCTGCATTGCATATTGCTGCTAAGATGGGAAATCATCTTGCCCTTTTCTTACTTCTTACATGGCTCCTACAAAATTGTCAAAGAGGTGCTAGAAAGCTGAAATGGAAAATATTGAACCTGAGAGACAACGCAGGCAACACTGTTTTGCACACTTCAGCCCTTAGTGGTGTTCCACTG TGTCTTCAATGGCTGGTAAACACTGGGATGTCGTTGAATGGAACGAACTTGGAGAAGAAAACAGCATTTGATTTAGCAAGTACTCCAGAGATGAAGAAAATATTAACAAGTGCTAAAGACAGACGTTGCTCAATACTGGCTAAGGTCGGCATTCTTGATGCCATAAGTTGGATAAGTAGAATCCGAAGGGATATAACAGAGGAGCAGCGTAACACTTGGTTGATAATTGCAACTCTTGTTGCAACTGTAACCTATGAATCAGCAGTGAGTCCTCCGGGTGGAGTTTTCCAGGTTAGTGCAAGTGATGACAAGAATATGAAAATCAAGTCTGGAGATATGTATTATTCTACCCGAGGAAATGCTGGGAAATCGATCTTATCAAAAACTAGTTTCATGGGTTTTTCATTAGCGAATatgctttccttttctttatcaaTTATAGCAATAATAATAATGACCCCAACGGGAGAACTAAGGCCCCTCGTGTTAGCTCCGGTGATTTTTTTTACTCTTTGCTATCTAATTGCTATGCCAGCAATATCTCCTACTCATGCCAACACTATGATTCTTAGTATCCCTATGTATTCAATTTTTTCAATGGtgggttttatgttttatttatttgggTGTTGTTTTGTTATAGGGAAGGTAATGGAATGTTTTTACAAACGCATGAGAGCAACTCAAACCACTGAAACCCGGGTTTTAGACCTTGTAGTttcaatgtctaattga